One Metamycoplasma canadense DNA segment encodes these proteins:
- a CDS encoding phosphoketolase family protein, protein MKDNFNKKEYFELMDKWFRAANYLSLAQIYLRNNPLLHTKLTKDDIKLYPIGHWGTIPGQNFIYAHLNRVINKYDLNMFYIEGPGHGGQVMISNSYLDGSYSEIYPEITQDISGIQKMCKRFSFPGGTASHAAPETPGSIHEGGELGYSLSHATGNILDNPDVIAAAVVGDGEAETGPLCAGWFSNSFINPVNDGVVLPILHLNGGKISNPTLLARKPKSEIKKYFEGMGWKPHFFEWSEEKSNLEIHKDMAEMMDLAIEEILAIKKEAKSKGAQNATRPQWPVLIVKTPKGWTCPKEWDGLSIQGSFRAHQVPLPVSAFKTEHIAELEKWLKSYKPEELFDKNGKVLPEIQNLAPKGDKRMATNPITNGGINPKELNLSNWEKFALNINYPGEFKSQDMVELGKYMADTILKNPDNFRVFGPDETKSNRLFALFDVTKRQWLEEVSGEYDEWIGPEGRIIDSQLSEHQAQGFLEGYVLTGRHGFFASYESFLRVVDSMLTQHMKWLKKSLELPWRKDYPSLNIIATSNAFQQDHNGYTHQDPGLLGHLADKRPELIREYLPADSNTLLAVMEKSLKERNTINLIVASKQPREQFFNIEEAKELVEKGYKEIDWASNVKKGEEPDIVFASSGVEPNLETLAAISIVNKHFPNLKIKYVNVVDLLKLRSQDVDPRGLTHEEFDAVFTKDKLVVFAFHGFEGLIRDIFFTRTNHNLVIHGYRENGDITTSFDIRQLSEMDRFHIAKDAIAKLYGSKESWFLDLMDAKIQEHKDYIHEFGYDMPEVVEWKWKNINK, encoded by the coding sequence ATGAAAGATAATTTTAATAAAAAAGAATATTTTGAATTAATGGACAAATGATTTAGAGCTGCTAATTATTTAAGTCTTGCTCAAATTTATTTAAGAAATAATCCATTATTGCATACAAAATTAACTAAAGATGATATTAAATTATATCCAATTGGACATTGAGGAACAATTCCGGGGCAAAACTTTATTTATGCTCATTTAAATAGAGTTATTAATAAATATGATTTAAATATGTTTTATATTGAAGGTCCTGGACACGGCGGTCAGGTTATGATTTCTAACTCATATTTAGATGGATCTTATTCTGAAATTTATCCTGAAATTACTCAAGATATTTCAGGGATTCAAAAAATGTGTAAAAGATTTTCATTCCCTGGAGGAACTGCTAGTCATGCTGCCCCTGAAACTCCAGGTTCAATCCATGAAGGCGGAGAATTAGGATATTCACTATCACATGCAACTGGAAATATTTTGGATAATCCAGATGTTATTGCTGCTGCTGTTGTTGGAGATGGTGAAGCGGAAACTGGTCCATTATGTGCTGGGTGATTTTCAAATTCATTTATTAATCCAGTAAATGATGGTGTTGTTTTACCTATTTTGCATTTAAACGGTGGAAAAATTTCAAATCCAACCTTACTTGCAAGAAAACCAAAATCTGAAATTAAGAAATATTTTGAGGGTATGGGCTGAAAGCCACACTTTTTTGAATGAAGTGAGGAAAAAAGTAATCTCGAAATTCATAAGGACATGGCAGAAATGATGGATTTAGCTATTGAAGAAATCCTTGCAATTAAAAAAGAAGCTAAATCTAAAGGTGCACAAAATGCAACTAGACCTCAATGACCTGTATTGATTGTTAAAACTCCAAAAGGTTGAACATGTCCAAAAGAGTGAGATGGTTTATCAATTCAAGGTTCATTTAGAGCACATCAGGTTCCACTTCCTGTTAGTGCCTTTAAAACAGAACACATTGCAGAATTAGAAAAATGATTAAAATCTTATAAACCTGAAGAATTATTTGATAAAAATGGAAAAGTTTTACCTGAAATTCAAAATTTAGCACCTAAAGGTGATAAAAGAATGGCTACAAATCCAATTACAAATGGAGGAATTAATCCTAAGGAACTTAATTTATCAAATTGAGAAAAATTTGCCTTAAATATTAATTATCCTGGTGAATTTAAAAGCCAAGATATGGTTGAGTTAGGCAAATATATGGCAGATACTATTTTAAAAAATCCAGATAATTTTAGAGTATTTGGTCCGGATGAAACTAAATCAAATCGTTTATTTGCTTTATTTGATGTAACTAAACGCCAATGATTAGAAGAAGTTTCTGGCGAATATGATGAGTGAATAGGTCCGGAAGGAAGAATTATTGATTCGCAATTAAGTGAGCACCAAGCACAAGGTTTTTTAGAGGGATATGTTTTAACAGGACGTCATGGTTTCTTTGCTTCATATGAGTCATTTTTAAGAGTTGTTGATTCAATGCTTACTCAACATATGAAATGATTAAAAAAATCACTTGAATTGCCTTGAAGAAAGGATTATCCATCATTAAACATTATTGCAACATCAAATGCTTTTCAACAAGATCATAATGGTTATACTCACCAAGATCCAGGATTATTAGGTCATTTAGCTGATAAGCGTCCAGAATTAATAAGAGAATATTTACCAGCAGATTCAAACACATTATTAGCAGTAATGGAGAAATCATTAAAAGAAAGAAATACTATTAATTTAATTGTAGCTTCAAAACAACCAAGAGAACAATTTTTCAATATTGAAGAAGCAAAAGAATTAGTTGAAAAAGGTTATAAAGAAATTGACTGAGCATCAAATGTAAAAAAAGGAGAAGAACCAGATATTGTTTTTGCTTCATCAGGGGTTGAACCAAATTTAGAAACTCTAGCAGCAATTTCTATTGTTAATAAGCATTTTCCTAATTTAAAAATTAAATATGTAAATGTTGTTGATTTATTAAAATTAAGAAGCCAAGACGTTGATCCTAGAGGATTAACGCATGAAGAATTTGATGCAGTATTTACAAAAGATAAATTAGTTGTGTTTGCATTTCACGGTTTTGAAGGATTAATAAGAGATATCTTCTTTACAAGAACAAACCATAATTTAGTAATTCACGGCTATAGAGAAAATGGTGATATTACAACTAGTTTTGACATTAGACAATTAAGCGAAATGGACAGATTCCATATTGCAAAAGATGCTATTGCAAAACTATATGGTTCAAAAGAATCATGATTTTTAGATTTAATGGATGCTAAAATTCAAGAACATAAAGATTACATTCATGAGTTTGGTTACGATATGCCAGAAGTTGTTGAATGAAAATGAAAAAACATTAATAAGTAA
- a CDS encoding signal peptidase II, which produces MENNKLKYFSKEYWKQYWKKIVINLTIFFLVFLFLLAIDLITKEFIFKWENKEKKIVNTDYEIGNSFIIFKSVLHKGTTIGLFETNLTILHIISFFIIFASLWATTFIKEKKSIIIVCFLAMVSAGSLGNMIDRFLFLGVRDIINLPWANKGVFNFADIWLVLGGVGTVVSITIINLVNYFKTKKQNNNQ; this is translated from the coding sequence ATGGAAAATAATAAATTAAAATATTTTTCAAAAGAATATTGAAAACAATATTGAAAAAAAATTGTTATAAATCTTACTATCTTTTTTTTAGTGTTCTTGTTTTTATTAGCAATTGATTTAATAACAAAAGAATTTATTTTTAAATGAGAAAATAAAGAAAAAAAAATAGTTAATACTGATTATGAAATAGGAAATAGTTTTATTATTTTTAAATCGGTTTTACATAAAGGAACCACAATTGGACTTTTTGAAACTAATTTAACAATTTTACATATTATTAGCTTTTTCATAATTTTTGCTTCATTATGAGCAACAACGTTTATTAAAGAAAAAAAATCAATTATAATAGTTTGTTTTTTAGCAATGGTAAGCGCAGGTTCACTCGGGAATATGATTGATAGATTTTTGTTTTTAGGTGTTAGAGATATTATTAATTTACCCTGAGCTAATAAAGGAGTATTCAATTTTGCCGATATTTGATTAGTTTTAGGTGGGGTCGGAACCGTTGTCTCTATTACTATTATTAATTTAGTAAATTATTTTAAAACTAAAAAACAAAATAATAATCAATAA
- a CDS encoding MSC_0618 family F1-like ATPase beta subunit yields MMGKIIKLWSDVVEIKFNKKDLPLVNQLLTTNNGMTYLLVKRIIDEETIRAIIIYSSKEININDEIVNTKKSFMVPVGSESKNNIYSFEGKPLLEDRKTKPKYIEMNSIINNERYLDNKLEVIETGIKAIDFFMPIIKGYKLGIFGGAGVGKTVLMKEIIFNVNKKSTKTSNIFIGSGERSREAIELFNELESSNLMKDSAMYISKMNESPGARMSIVPIGITAAEYLRDYEKGNVLLFIDNIYRFVQAENEVSASLGKKPSVGGYQSTLESDVANIENRLFKNKNGSITSFQTIFLPMDDLSDPSAVAVFNHLDGNLVLSRNQTAKNIFPAFDPLASSSNSVDEKIIGKKHFDAILETKRILKAYKDLEDVIMILGFDELDEQSKITVKKALQLENFFTQNFFMTEHFTKSPGVYVSLDETVESVQRILDGKYIKQTPEIFAYVGSNLNIPTDEELGL; encoded by the coding sequence ATAATGGGAAAAATCATTAAATTATGATCTGATGTTGTTGAAATAAAATTTAACAAAAAAGATTTACCACTTGTTAATCAATTACTTACAACAAATAATGGAATGACATATTTATTAGTTAAAAGAATAATTGATGAAGAAACAATTAGAGCAATTATTATCTATTCATCAAAAGAAATTAACATTAACGATGAAATAGTGAATACTAAAAAGAGTTTTATGGTTCCTGTTGGAAGTGAATCAAAAAACAATATTTATTCATTTGAAGGTAAACCACTTTTAGAAGATCGCAAAACAAAACCTAAATATATCGAAATGAATTCAATTATTAATAACGAGAGATATTTAGATAATAAATTAGAAGTTATTGAAACAGGTATTAAAGCTATTGATTTTTTTATGCCAATTATTAAAGGTTATAAATTAGGAATTTTTGGTGGAGCTGGAGTTGGTAAAACGGTTTTAATGAAAGAAATTATATTTAATGTTAATAAGAAATCAACCAAGACATCAAATATTTTTATTGGTTCAGGTGAAAGATCAAGAGAAGCGATTGAATTATTTAACGAGCTTGAATCTTCAAATTTAATGAAAGATTCAGCTATGTATATATCAAAAATGAATGAATCACCTGGAGCTAGAATGTCGATTGTTCCAATCGGAATAACAGCTGCGGAATATTTAAGAGATTATGAAAAAGGTAATGTGTTATTGTTTATTGATAACATTTATCGTTTTGTTCAAGCCGAAAATGAAGTTTCTGCTTCATTAGGAAAAAAACCATCCGTTGGTGGATATCAATCGACTCTAGAATCTGACGTTGCAAATATTGAAAATAGACTATTTAAAAATAAAAATGGTTCTATTACATCGTTTCAAACGATTTTCCTACCTATGGATGATCTAAGTGATCCATCAGCTGTTGCTGTTTTTAATCACTTAGATGGTAATTTAGTTTTGTCACGTAATCAAACTGCAAAAAATATTTTTCCAGCTTTTGACCCATTAGCTAGTTCATCAAATTCAGTTGATGAAAAAATTATTGGTAAAAAACACTTTGATGCAATTTTAGAAACTAAAAGAATATTAAAGGCTTATAAAGATTTAGAAGATGTTATTATGATTTTAGGTTTTGATGAACTTGATGAACAAAGTAAAATTACTGTTAAGAAGGCTTTACAATTAGAAAACTTTTTTACTCAAAATTTCTTTATGACTGAACATTTTACAAAATCTCCTGGAGTTTATGTTTCTTTGGATGAAACAGTTGAATCAGTTCAAAGAATTTTAGATGGTAAGTACATTAAACAAACTCCTGAAATTTTTGCGTATGTTGGTTCAAATTTAAATATCCCAACAGATGAGGAATTAGGATTATAA
- the rpmE gene encoding 50S ribosomal protein L31 — MKKEIHPKYAEIKATCSSCNSEFIFGSTAEKVTLDVCSNCHAFYTGNRTDVKARGRVERFNKILEKSKK; from the coding sequence GTGAAAAAAGAAATTCACCCAAAATATGCTGAAATTAAAGCAACATGTTCTTCATGCAATTCAGAATTTATTTTTGGTTCAACTGCTGAAAAAGTAACCTTAGATGTTTGCTCTAATTGTCATGCATTTTACACTGGAAACCGTACAGACGTTAAAGCTCGTGGTCGTGTAGAAAGATTTAACAAGATATTAGAAAAATCAAAAAAATAA